Proteins found in one Zea mays cultivar B73 chromosome 1, Zm-B73-REFERENCE-NAM-5.0, whole genome shotgun sequence genomic segment:
- the LOC100192052 gene encoding ubiquitin-conjugating enzyme E2 2 isoform X1 gives MSTPARKRLMRDFKRLQQDPPAGISGAPYDNNIMLWNAVIFGYQPAYFCDVRPDDTPWDGGTFKLTLQCTEDYPNKPPTVRFVSRMFHPNIYADGSICLDILQNQWSPIYDVAAILTSIQSLLCDPNPNSPANSEAARMFSENKREYNRKVREVVEQSWTAD, from the exons ATGTCGACGCCGGCGAGGAAGCGCCTGATGCGGGACTTCAAGCGCCTGCAGCAGGACCCGCCCGCCGGCATCAGCGGCGCGCCGTACGACAACAATATCATGCTCTGGAACGCCGTCATATTCGGGTATCAGCCCGCCTATTTCTGTGATGTTAG GCCGGATGACACGCCGTGGGATGGAG GCACGTTCAAGCTGACTCTGCAATGTACAGAAGATTACCCCAACAAACCTCCAACTGTTCGGTTTGTTTCGAGGATGTTTCATCCAAACA TCTATGCGGATGGAAGCATCTGTTTGGACATCCTACAAAACCAGTGGAGCCCTATATATGATGTTGCGGCAATATTGACCTCTATTCAG TCCCTGCTGTGTGACCCAAACCCAAATTCTCCTGCTAACTCTGAAGCAGCTAGAATGTTCAGCGAGAACAAGCGTGAGTACAACCGCAAAGTTCGTGAGGTTGTGGAGCAGAGCTGGACAGCCGACTGA
- the LOC100192052 gene encoding Ubiquitin-conjugating enzyme E2 2: MSTPARKRLMRDFKRLQQDPPAGISGAPYDNNIMLWNAVIFGPDDTPWDGGTFKLTLQCTEDYPNKPPTVRFVSRMFHPNIYADGSICLDILQNQWSPIYDVAAILTSIQSLLCDPNPNSPANSEAARMFSENKREYNRKVREVVEQSWTAD, encoded by the exons ATGTCGACGCCGGCGAGGAAGCGCCTGATGCGGGACTTCAAGCGCCTGCAGCAGGACCCGCCCGCCGGCATCAGCGGCGCGCCGTACGACAACAATATCATGCTCTGGAACGCCGTCATATTCGG GCCGGATGACACGCCGTGGGATGGAG GCACGTTCAAGCTGACTCTGCAATGTACAGAAGATTACCCCAACAAACCTCCAACTGTTCGGTTTGTTTCGAGGATGTTTCATCCAAACA TCTATGCGGATGGAAGCATCTGTTTGGACATCCTACAAAACCAGTGGAGCCCTATATATGATGTTGCGGCAATATTGACCTCTATTCAG TCCCTGCTGTGTGACCCAAACCCAAATTCTCCTGCTAACTCTGAAGCAGCTAGAATGTTCAGCGAGAACAAGCGTGAGTACAACCGCAAAGTTCGTGAGGTTGTGGAGCAGAGCTGGACAGCCGACTGA
- the LOC100191420 gene encoding probable inactive leucine-rich repeat receptor-like protein kinase At3g03770 isoform X2: protein MATPSHLLLVVFTALLALLPGTTQLQPSQVWTLIKIQQLLNAPPMLSHWRRSTDFCGGGGGAMGPAGSAAVLCYGDTVTQLHIAGAGAPPLPRNFSIGAVVTTLSRLPDLKVLTLSGLGLWGPLPGKLGRLASLEIVNMSGNYLFGEVPRGVSRLAGLQTLVLDDNMLGGEVPAWIGALPSLAVLSLRNNTFQGAVPESLGSAPSLRSLVLASNNLSGNLPDMSRQANLQVLDVGGNSLGPAFPKLGRKVVTVVLGRNRFGGGLPAELSSFYLLERLDVSWNRFVGPFAPALLSLPSIRYLNIAGNRFTGTLSDKAPCGDNLRFVDLSLNLLMGSVPTCLRSPGRKPDTVVLVSTNCLDDSDGSQHPSPFCQNQALAVGIVPGKERKSVAGQAGFVAGVVVAILVAISAVGLIAFFAVRKAAMKRWEARAPTVSEEESSSTGYPSKMLADARYISQTLKLGALGIPSYRAFSLVELEAATNNFENSHLLGQDSHGEMYRGRLGNGTPVTIRTLKMKRSQTAQSFNRHIETISRLRHQNLVSALGHCFEYNLDESTVTQLYIVFEYVQNGNLRSRISRTEGCRLTWSQRISAAIGVAKGIQFLHGGIIPGLVGNDLRITNVLVDQNHVAKIGSYNIPILAEAMRSEQGGAGNKFQADSRVKSDKTDIFDFGVILLEVVSGKTITSMYEVEILKELLAWAIADEDRVRRRSFADPAVSKGCSDESLRTVMEICQRCLAKEASQRPSVEDVLWNLQFAAQVQDDWETDAWSSGGGSPVSSSSRATRPSRLHLSR, encoded by the exons ATGGCTACGCCGAGCCACCTCCTGCTCGTCGTCTTCACGGCGCTTCTTGCGTTGCTCCCGGGGACGACGCAGCTCCAGCCTTCGCAGGTGTGGACTCTGATCAAGATCCAGCAGCTCCTGAACGCCCCCCCGATGCTCAGCCACTGGCGCCGCAGCACCGActtctgcggcggcggcggcggcgccatggGCCCGGCGGGCTCGGCCGCCGTCCTGTGCTACGGGGACACCGTGACGCAGCTCCAcatcgcgggcgcgggcgcgccgcCTCTGCCCAGGAACTTCTCCATCGGGGCCGTGGTCACGACGCTGTCCAGGCTCCCCGACCTCAAGGTGCTCACGCTGTCCGGGCTCGGCCTCTGGGGCCCCCTGCCGGGCAAGCTCGGCCGCCTCGCGTCGCTGGAGATCGTCAACATGAGCGGCAACTACCTCTTCGGCGAGGTCCCGCGGGGCGTGTCGCGCCTCGCCGGCCTCCAGACGCTGGTCCTCGACGACAACATGCTGGGCGGCGAGGTGCCGGCCTGGATCGGCGCCCTGCCGTCGCTGGCCGTCCTGAGCCTGCGGAACAACACGTTCCAGGGAGCCGTGCCGGAGTCCCTGGGAAGCGCACCCTCGCTGCGGTCGCTCGTGCTCGCGTCCAACAACCTGTCCGGGAACCTGCCGGACATGAGCCGGCaggccaacctccaggtgctcgaCGTCGGCGGCAACTCGCTCGGCCCGGCGTTCCCCAAGCTCGGGAGGAAGGTGGTCACCGTGGTCCTCGGCAGGAACCGGTTCGGCGGCGGCCTCCCCGCGGAGCTGAGCTCCTTTTACCTGCTGGAGCGGCTCGACGTGTCGTGGAACCGCTTCGTCGGGCCGTTCGCGCCCGCGCTGCTCTCCCTGCCGTCCATCCGGTACCTGAACATCGCCGGGAACAGGTTCACCGGGACCCTATCCGACAAGGCGCCGTGCGGCGACAACCTCCGGTTCGTCGACCTGTCGCTGAACCTCCTCATGGGGAGCGTGCCGACCTGCCTGAGGTCGCCGGGCAGGAAGCCGGACACGGTGGTGCTCGTGTCCACCAACTGCCTGGACGACAGCGACGGCTCGCAGCACCCGTCGCCGTTCTGCCAGAACCAGGCCCTGGCCGTGGGGATAGTGCCCGGCAAGGAGAGGAAGAGCGTCGCAGGCCAGGCAGGCTTCGTGGCCGGCGTTGTGGTGGCGATCCTTGTCGCCATCTCGGCTGTGGGCCTCATCGCCTTCTTCGCCGTGAGGAAGGCGGCCATGAAACGTTGGGAGGCGAGGGCGCCCACGGTTTCGGAGGAGGAGAGTTCTTCGACTGGGTACCCTTCCAAGATGCTCGCTGATGCAC GATACATATCGCAGACGCTGAAGCTGGGCGCCCTGGGGATCCCGTCATACAGAGCATTTTCTCTGGTCGAGCTTGAAGCTGCAACTAATAACTTCGAGAACTCTCACCTGCTGGGGCAGGACTCTCACGGCGAG ATGTACCGAGGAAGGTTAGGCAATGGCACCCCAGTGACGATCAGGACTCTGAAGATGAAGAGGAGCCAGACCGCCCAGAGCTTCAACCGTCACATCGAGACgatctccaggctgaggcaccagAACCTGGTCAGCGCTCTGGGACACTGCTTTGAGTACAATCTCGACGAGTCCACAGTCACCCAGCTGTACATCGTGTTCGAGTACGTGCAGAATGGGAACCTGAGGAGCAGGATCTCGC GGACCGAAGGGTGCAGGCTGACGTGGTCGCAGAGGATCTCGGCCGCCATCGGCGTCGCCAAGGGCATCCAGTTCCTGCACGGGGGGATCATACCTGGCCTGGTCGGAAACGATCTGCGGATCACGAACGTCCTTGTGGACCAGAACCATGTCGCCAAGATCGGCAGCTACAACATCCCGATCCTGGCGGAGGCCATGAGGTCCGAGCAGGGAGGAGCTGGGAACAAGTTCCAGGCTGACAG TCGGGTGAAGAGCGATAAGACGGACATCTTCGACTTCGGGGTGATCCTGCTTGAGGTTGTGTCCGGGAAGACCATCACGTCCATGTATGAAGTGGAGATACTGAAAGAATTG CTTGCATGGGCGATTGCCGACGAGGACCGGGTGAGGAGGAGGAGCTTCGCAGACCCCGCGGTGAGCAAAGGGTGCTCGGACGAGTCGCTGAGGACGGTCATGGAGATCTGTCAGAGGTGCCTGGCGAAGGAGGCGTCGCAGCGGCCCTCGGTGGAGGACGTGCTGTGGAACCTGCAGTTCGCCGCCCAGGTGCAGGACGACTGGGAGACGGATGCCTGGAGCAGCGGCGGAGGAAGCCCAGTGTCGTCGTCGTCCAGAGCCACCAGGCCGTCTCGGCTACACTTGAGCAGATAG
- the LOC100191420 gene encoding Probable inactive leucine-rich repeat receptor-like protein kinase At3g03770 precursor — translation MATPSHLLLVVFTALLALLPGTTQLQPSQVWTLIKIQQLLNAPPMLSHWRRSTDFCGGGGGAMGPAGSAAVLCYGDTVTQLHIAGAGAPPLPRNFSIGAVVTTLSRLPDLKVLTLSGLGLWGPLPGKLGRLASLEIVNMSGNYLFGEVPRGVSRLAGLQTLVLDDNMLGGEVPAWIGALPSLAVLSLRNNTFQGAVPESLGSAPSLRSLVLASNNLSGNLPDMSRQANLQVLDVGGNSLGPAFPKLGRKVVTVVLGRNRFGGGLPAELSSFYLLERLDVSWNRFVGPFAPALLSLPSIRYLNIAGNRFTGTLSDKAPCGDNLRFVDLSLNLLMGSVPTCLRSPGRKPDTVVLVSTNCLDDSDGSQHPSPFCQNQALAVGIVPGKERKSVAGQAGFVAGVVVAILVAISAVGLIAFFAVRKAAMKRWEARAPTVSEEESSSTGYPSKMLADARYISQTLKLGALGIPSYRAFSLVELEAATNNFENSHLLGQDSHGEMYRGRLGNGTPVTIRTLKMKRSQTAQSFNRHIETISRLRHQNLVSALGHCFEYNLDESTVTQLYIVFEYVQNGNLRSRISQGTEGCRLTWSQRISAAIGVAKGIQFLHGGIIPGLVGNDLRITNVLVDQNHVAKIGSYNIPILAEAMRSEQGGAGNKFQADSRVKSDKTDIFDFGVILLEVVSGKTITSMYEVEILKELLAWAIADEDRVRRRSFADPAVSKGCSDESLRTVMEICQRCLAKEASQRPSVEDVLWNLQFAAQVQDDWETDAWSSGGGSPVSSSSRATRPSRLHLSR, via the exons ATGGCTACGCCGAGCCACCTCCTGCTCGTCGTCTTCACGGCGCTTCTTGCGTTGCTCCCGGGGACGACGCAGCTCCAGCCTTCGCAGGTGTGGACTCTGATCAAGATCCAGCAGCTCCTGAACGCCCCCCCGATGCTCAGCCACTGGCGCCGCAGCACCGActtctgcggcggcggcggcggcgccatggGCCCGGCGGGCTCGGCCGCCGTCCTGTGCTACGGGGACACCGTGACGCAGCTCCAcatcgcgggcgcgggcgcgccgcCTCTGCCCAGGAACTTCTCCATCGGGGCCGTGGTCACGACGCTGTCCAGGCTCCCCGACCTCAAGGTGCTCACGCTGTCCGGGCTCGGCCTCTGGGGCCCCCTGCCGGGCAAGCTCGGCCGCCTCGCGTCGCTGGAGATCGTCAACATGAGCGGCAACTACCTCTTCGGCGAGGTCCCGCGGGGCGTGTCGCGCCTCGCCGGCCTCCAGACGCTGGTCCTCGACGACAACATGCTGGGCGGCGAGGTGCCGGCCTGGATCGGCGCCCTGCCGTCGCTGGCCGTCCTGAGCCTGCGGAACAACACGTTCCAGGGAGCCGTGCCGGAGTCCCTGGGAAGCGCACCCTCGCTGCGGTCGCTCGTGCTCGCGTCCAACAACCTGTCCGGGAACCTGCCGGACATGAGCCGGCaggccaacctccaggtgctcgaCGTCGGCGGCAACTCGCTCGGCCCGGCGTTCCCCAAGCTCGGGAGGAAGGTGGTCACCGTGGTCCTCGGCAGGAACCGGTTCGGCGGCGGCCTCCCCGCGGAGCTGAGCTCCTTTTACCTGCTGGAGCGGCTCGACGTGTCGTGGAACCGCTTCGTCGGGCCGTTCGCGCCCGCGCTGCTCTCCCTGCCGTCCATCCGGTACCTGAACATCGCCGGGAACAGGTTCACCGGGACCCTATCCGACAAGGCGCCGTGCGGCGACAACCTCCGGTTCGTCGACCTGTCGCTGAACCTCCTCATGGGGAGCGTGCCGACCTGCCTGAGGTCGCCGGGCAGGAAGCCGGACACGGTGGTGCTCGTGTCCACCAACTGCCTGGACGACAGCGACGGCTCGCAGCACCCGTCGCCGTTCTGCCAGAACCAGGCCCTGGCCGTGGGGATAGTGCCCGGCAAGGAGAGGAAGAGCGTCGCAGGCCAGGCAGGCTTCGTGGCCGGCGTTGTGGTGGCGATCCTTGTCGCCATCTCGGCTGTGGGCCTCATCGCCTTCTTCGCCGTGAGGAAGGCGGCCATGAAACGTTGGGAGGCGAGGGCGCCCACGGTTTCGGAGGAGGAGAGTTCTTCGACTGGGTACCCTTCCAAGATGCTCGCTGATGCAC GATACATATCGCAGACGCTGAAGCTGGGCGCCCTGGGGATCCCGTCATACAGAGCATTTTCTCTGGTCGAGCTTGAAGCTGCAACTAATAACTTCGAGAACTCTCACCTGCTGGGGCAGGACTCTCACGGCGAG ATGTACCGAGGAAGGTTAGGCAATGGCACCCCAGTGACGATCAGGACTCTGAAGATGAAGAGGAGCCAGACCGCCCAGAGCTTCAACCGTCACATCGAGACgatctccaggctgaggcaccagAACCTGGTCAGCGCTCTGGGACACTGCTTTGAGTACAATCTCGACGAGTCCACAGTCACCCAGCTGTACATCGTGTTCGAGTACGTGCAGAATGGGAACCTGAGGAGCAGGATCTCGC AAGGGACCGAAGGGTGCAGGCTGACGTGGTCGCAGAGGATCTCGGCCGCCATCGGCGTCGCCAAGGGCATCCAGTTCCTGCACGGGGGGATCATACCTGGCCTGGTCGGAAACGATCTGCGGATCACGAACGTCCTTGTGGACCAGAACCATGTCGCCAAGATCGGCAGCTACAACATCCCGATCCTGGCGGAGGCCATGAGGTCCGAGCAGGGAGGAGCTGGGAACAAGTTCCAGGCTGACAG TCGGGTGAAGAGCGATAAGACGGACATCTTCGACTTCGGGGTGATCCTGCTTGAGGTTGTGTCCGGGAAGACCATCACGTCCATGTATGAAGTGGAGATACTGAAAGAATTG CTTGCATGGGCGATTGCCGACGAGGACCGGGTGAGGAGGAGGAGCTTCGCAGACCCCGCGGTGAGCAAAGGGTGCTCGGACGAGTCGCTGAGGACGGTCATGGAGATCTGTCAGAGGTGCCTGGCGAAGGAGGCGTCGCAGCGGCCCTCGGTGGAGGACGTGCTGTGGAACCTGCAGTTCGCCGCCCAGGTGCAGGACGACTGGGAGACGGATGCCTGGAGCAGCGGCGGAGGAAGCCCAGTGTCGTCGTCGTCCAGAGCCACCAGGCCGTCTCGGCTACACTTGAGCAGATAG
- the LOC103644161 gene encoding 25.3 kDa vesicle transport protein isoform X1: protein MVKLTMIARVTDGLPLAEGLDDGRDLKDSDFYKQQAKLLFKNLSKGHHEASRMSIETGPYYFHYIIEGRVCYLTMCDRSYPKKLAFQYLEDLKNEFERVNGNQIETAARPYAFIKFDTFIQKTRKLYLDTRTQRNLAKLNDELYEVHQIMTRNVQEVLGVGEKLDQVSEMSSRLTSDTRIYADKAKDLNRQALIRKYAPVAIVIGVVLMLFWLKNKIW, encoded by the exons ATGGTGAAGCTGACAATGATAGCTCGTGTCACTGATGGCCTTCCACTGGCAGAAGGGTTGGATGATGGGCGAGATCTGAAGGATTCTGATTTCTATAAGCAGCAAGCTAAACTTCTTTTCAAGAACTTGTCAAAAGGGCATCATGAAGCTTCACGGATGTCAATTGAGACAGGGCCCTACTATTTCCA CTACATTATTGAGGGCAGAGTATGTTATCTGACTATGTGTGACCGCTCTTATCCGAAGAAACTTGCATTCCAGTACCTAGAAGATCTGAAAAATGAATTTGAGAGGGTCAATGGCAACCAAATTGAAACTGctgcaaggccatatgcttttatcAAGTTTG ATACATTCATCCAGAAGACTAGGAAACTGTATTTGGATACAAGAACTCAAAGAAACCTCGCAAAACTGAATGATGAACTCTATGAGGTGCATCAAATTATGACTCGCAATGTTCAAGAAGTTCTTGGTGTTGGTGAAAAGCTAGACC AGGTCAGTGAAATGTCAAGCAGGTTGACTTCTGATACAAGAATATACGCAGATAAGGCTAAGGACCTCAACCGGCAG GCGTTGATTCGGAAGTATGCTCCTGTCGCCATTGTCATTGGGGTAGTATTGATGCTGTTTTGGCTCAAGAACAAGATATGGTGA
- the LOC100275300 gene encoding uncharacterized protein isoform X1, translating into MCEGRRPVDASRAGWAAAAELRRREAAARARLAEALAELERARARAAELQRRIEQTYGKRRRLLEETRGRIHEIHARLHQDQDRDQEQEQEPSASGTSSPSSSS; encoded by the coding sequence ATGTGCGAGGGGAGGCGGCCGGTGGACGCGAGCCGGGCGgggtgggcggcggcggcggagctgCGGCGGAGAgaggcggcggcgcgggcgcgcctgGCGGAGGCGCTGGCGGAGCtggagcgcgcgcgggcgcgcgccgCCGAGCTGCAGCGGCGCATCGAGCAGACATACGGCAAGCGCCGGCGCCTCCTCGAGGAGACCCGCGGCCGGATCCACGAGATCCACGCGCGCCTCCACCAGGACCAGGACCGGgatcaggagcaggagcaggagccctCCGCCAGCGGCACTTCCTCTCCGTCCTCGTCGTCGTAG